The following proteins are co-located in the Senegalia massiliensis genome:
- the pnpS gene encoding two-component system histidine kinase PnpS — MKRRVFIIFSILILIGVIATGSLSISLVRKNYIDNIEKRMISNAKLINSFLKNNLNDYIDLNEISEKYAQEIDSRITIIDKNGNVVGDSHANIEDLKSHINRPEIKKALNGTIGISQRYSNSLNTEMYYVSIPFEQENSNIAAIRLSLPLKYINKYTKKIYMNIIISAFTGLFIAIILAIRYINKLTYPIEQFTKVTRNISKGNYGEKVRINNDDELGILAESFNIMSIELSEKIEELKNSNTNLRAILKSMLNGVIALDTNNNIMYINPSAEKMFSIKNELVRNQSLFEVIQNTKLNSDLEDLLYKDNKESIEIYINHPLTNILKVYTSPITYQDNPNRKIGTLIILEDITEMRKLETMRKDFVANVSHELKTPLTSIKGFIETLKSGAVEDENLRNKFLNIIDEETYRLNNLIEDLLILTDIENSKNKIKHEIINPNISINEVIQFLTELAVEKNITIIDKVNGNLPDIYGNRGWFKQMLINLIDNAIKYTKPNGQITITAYNVSDQLIISIKDTGIGIEKEYLDRLFERFFRVDKARSKKIAGTGLGLAIVKHIVIQFNGDIKVKSEMGKGTEFKIILPIRNK; from the coding sequence ATGAAAAGAAGAGTATTTATAATTTTTTCTATATTAATTTTAATTGGAGTAATAGCTACTGGATCTTTATCAATAAGTTTAGTGAGAAAAAATTATATTGATAATATAGAAAAAAGAATGATATCTAACGCAAAGCTTATTAATTCATTTTTAAAGAATAATCTTAATGATTATATTGACTTAAATGAAATATCAGAAAAATATGCACAAGAAATAGATAGCAGGATAACAATTATAGACAAAAATGGAAATGTTGTAGGAGATTCTCATGCAAATATAGAAGATCTTAAAAGTCATATAAATAGACCCGAAATAAAAAAAGCTTTAAATGGCACGATAGGTATTAGTCAAAGATATAGTAATTCTCTTAATACTGAAATGTATTATGTATCTATTCCTTTCGAACAAGAAAATTCAAATATTGCTGCTATAAGATTATCTCTTCCTTTAAAATACATTAATAAATACACAAAAAAAATATATATGAATATTATAATTTCAGCATTTACTGGTCTTTTTATAGCTATAATATTAGCCATAAGATATATTAATAAATTAACTTATCCCATAGAACAATTTACTAAAGTAACAAGAAATATTAGTAAAGGAAATTATGGTGAAAAAGTTAGGATTAATAATGATGATGAACTAGGGATATTAGCAGAAAGCTTTAATATTATGAGTATAGAATTAAGTGAAAAGATAGAAGAACTTAAAAATAGTAATACAAACTTAAGAGCAATACTCAAGAGTATGTTAAATGGTGTTATTGCATTAGATACAAATAATAATATTATGTATATAAATCCATCAGCTGAAAAAATGTTTTCTATAAAAAATGAATTGGTTAGGAATCAAAGTTTATTTGAAGTCATTCAAAATACAAAATTAAATAGTGATTTAGAAGATTTACTGTATAAAGATAATAAAGAAAGTATAGAAATTTATATTAATCATCCTTTAACTAATATTTTAAAAGTATATACAAGTCCAATAACATACCAAGATAATCCAAATAGAAAAATAGGTACACTTATAATATTGGAAGATATAACTGAGATGAGAAAACTTGAAACTATGAGAAAAGATTTTGTAGCTAATGTTAGTCACGAATTAAAAACTCCTCTCACTTCTATAAAAGGATTTATAGAAACATTAAAATCAGGAGCAGTAGAGGATGAAAATTTAAGAAATAAGTTTTTAAATATTATTGATGAAGAAACTTATAGATTAAATAATCTAATTGAAGATTTATTAATACTTACAGATATAGAAAATAGTAAGAATAAAATAAAGCATGAAATTATCAATCCTAATATATCTATAAATGAAGTTATACAATTTCTAACTGAACTAGCAGTTGAAAAGAATATTACAATTATAGATAAAGTAAATGGTAATTTACCAGATATATATGGAAATAGAGGTTGGTTTAAGCAGATGCTTATAAATTTAATTGATAATGCTATAAAATATACTAAACCAAATGGACAGATAACAATAACTGCATATAATGTAAGTGATCAATTAATTATTTCAATAAAAGATACTGGGATAGGAATAGAAAAAGAATATTTAGATAGATTATTTGAAAGGTTTTTTAGAGTTGATAAAGCACGCTCAAAAAAGATTGCTGGTACAGGTTTAGGTCTTGCTATAGTAAAGCATATTGTAATTCAATTTAATGGAGATATAAAGGTTAAAAGTGAAATGGGTAAAGGTACTGAATTTAAGATAATATTACCTATTAGAAATAAATAA
- the gcvH gene encoding glycine cleavage system protein GcvH, whose protein sequence is MKTVEGLYYSSDHEWVKVEGNKALIGITDHAQHNLGEIVYVELPEVDDELEKEESFGVVESVKTASDIYMPVSGTVIEVNEELEDSPELVNEDAFGSWFIKVEMADNAKLDDLMDKEDYEKFCAEEE, encoded by the coding sequence ATGAAAACAGTAGAAGGTTTATATTATTCAAGTGATCATGAGTGGGTAAAGGTAGAAGGTAATAAGGCGTTAATAGGTATAACAGACCATGCACAACATAATTTAGGTGAAATAGTTTATGTGGAATTACCAGAAGTAGATGATGAGTTAGAAAAGGAAGAATCTTTTGGAGTAGTAGAATCTGTTAAAACTGCATCAGATATCTATATGCCAGTATCTGGAACTGTAATTGAAGTAAATGAAGAGTTAGAAGACTCTCCAGAACTTGTAAATGAAGATGCTTTTGGAAGTTGGTTTATAAAAGTGGAAATGGCAGATAACGCTAAATTAGATGATTTAATGGATAAAGAAGATTATGAAAAATTCTGTGCAGAGGAGGAATAA
- a CDS encoding response regulator encodes MSYKKILVVDDEEHIVELLKYNLENNSYNVITAFDGEEAYNKAIEESPDLILLDIMLPLLDGVEVCKKLKKNKTSENIPIIMLTAKSEETDKVLGLEIGADDYMTKPFNIRELIARIKAVLRRTNNSTESSKDILKVDNIIIDIESYEVKVDNEIIDLTFKEFELLKLLSENRGKVLSRNFLLDKIWGYDFYGETRTVDVHIRHLRKKLNLKEDVIETIRGVGYKIK; translated from the coding sequence ATGAGTTATAAAAAAATATTAGTAGTAGATGATGAAGAACATATAGTGGAGCTGCTAAAATATAATTTAGAAAATAATAGTTATAATGTTATTACTGCATTTGATGGAGAAGAAGCATACAATAAAGCAATAGAGGAAAGTCCTGATTTGATTCTCCTAGATATTATGTTACCATTGCTAGATGGAGTTGAAGTATGTAAAAAATTAAAAAAGAATAAAACATCTGAAAATATTCCTATAATTATGTTAACTGCTAAATCAGAAGAAACTGATAAAGTTTTAGGGTTAGAGATAGGAGCAGATGATTATATGACAAAACCTTTCAATATTAGAGAATTAATTGCTAGAATAAAGGCTGTATTAAGAAGAACTAACAATAGTACGGAATCTAGCAAAGATATATTGAAAGTAGATAATATTATTATTGATATAGAAAGTTATGAAGTTAAGGTAGATAATGAAATTATAGATTTAACTTTTAAAGAATTTGAACTTTTAAAATTATTATCAGAAAATAGAGGAAAAGTTTTATCAAGAAACTTTTTGCTTGATAAAATATGGGGATATGATTTTTATGGAGAAACTAGAACTGTAGATGTTCATATAAGGCATTTAAGGAAAAAATTAAATCTTAAAGAGGATGTTATTGAAACCATAAGAGGTGTAGGCTATAAAATTAAATAA
- the gcvPB gene encoding aminomethyl-transferring glycine dehydrogenase subunit GcvPB — MKNYDKLIFELSKKGRKAYSLPKNDVLEKEIEQLIPKEYLSDKDLELPEVSELDVVRHYTNLSQLNYSIDTGFYPLGSCTMKYNPKINEDMANMDSLTNIHPYQSEDTVQGSLELMYNLSNHLAEISGMDRVTLQPAAGAHGELTGIMLIKAYHNANNDNHRTKIIVPDSAHGTNPATAAMAGYDIVEVKSSNEGLVDVENLKKILDDKVAGLMLTNPNTLGLFEKDMKEIAGLVHEAGGLLYYDGANMNAIMGRVRPGDMGFDVMHFNLHKTFSTPHGGGGPGSGAVGIKEHLAKFLPVPVVEKKNDKFVLDYDRKESIGKVKGFYGNYAVNLRAYTYILALGGNGLKKVSETAVLNANYMMNKLKEHYNLPIKTVCKHEFVLAGLKEDSLEVNTMDVAKRLLDYGYHPPTVYFPLIVKEALMIEPTETESKETLDNFIDAMIKIAKEAESNPELLKEAPHNAPVRRVDEVRAARNLKLKWN; from the coding sequence ATGAAAAATTATGATAAATTAATTTTTGAACTATCAAAAAAAGGTAGAAAGGCATATAGCCTTCCAAAAAATGATGTATTGGAAAAAGAAATAGAACAACTTATTCCAAAAGAATATTTAAGTGATAAAGATTTGGAACTTCCAGAAGTATCCGAATTAGATGTTGTAAGACATTATACTAATTTATCACAATTAAATTATAGTATTGATACAGGATTTTATCCATTAGGCTCCTGTACTATGAAATATAATCCAAAAATAAATGAAGATATGGCAAATATGGATAGTTTAACAAATATTCATCCTTATCAATCAGAAGATACTGTTCAAGGATCACTTGAGTTAATGTATAATCTATCTAATCATTTAGCTGAAATATCTGGAATGGATAGAGTTACTCTACAGCCAGCTGCTGGAGCTCATGGCGAATTAACAGGTATTATGCTTATAAAAGCATATCATAATGCAAATAATGATAATCATAGAACAAAAATAATAGTTCCAGATTCTGCTCATGGAACAAATCCTGCTACTGCTGCAATGGCAGGTTATGATATTGTAGAAGTAAAATCTTCAAATGAAGGCTTAGTAGATGTTGAAAATTTAAAGAAGATTTTAGATGATAAAGTGGCTGGACTTATGCTTACAAATCCAAATACATTAGGATTATTTGAAAAAGATATGAAAGAAATAGCAGGGCTTGTTCATGAAGCAGGAGGGCTTTTATATTATGATGGTGCAAATATGAATGCTATAATGGGAAGAGTAAGGCCAGGTGATATGGGATTTGACGTTATGCATTTTAATCTTCACAAAACTTTTTCAACTCCTCATGGAGGTGGAGGTCCAGGTAGTGGAGCTGTTGGAATAAAGGAACATTTAGCTAAATTCTTACCTGTACCTGTAGTGGAAAAGAAGAATGATAAATTTGTTTTAGATTATGATAGAAAAGAATCTATAGGAAAAGTAAAAGGGTTTTATGGTAATTATGCTGTTAATCTAAGGGCGTATACTTATATACTTGCTCTTGGAGGCAATGGATTAAAGAAAGTAAGTGAAACTGCAGTATTAAATGCAAATTATATGATGAATAAACTAAAAGAACATTATAACTTACCAATAAAAACAGTATGTAAACATGAGTTTGTATTAGCTGGTTTAAAAGAAGATAGTCTAGAAGTTAATACAATGGATGTAGCTAAAAGATTATTAGATTATGGTTATCATCCTCCTACTGTTTATTTCCCATTAATAGTTAAAGAAGCATTAATGATAGAACCTACAGAAACAGAGAGCAAAGAAACCTTAGATAACTTTATAGATGCTATGATTAAAATAGCAAAAGAAGCAGAAAGTAATCCTGAACTTCTAAAAGAAGCTCCTCATAATGCTCCAGTTAGAAGAGTGGATGAAGTTAGAGCAGCAAGAAATTTAAAATTAAAATGGAATTAA
- the folD gene encoding bifunctional methylenetetrahydrofolate dehydrogenase/methenyltetrahydrofolate cyclohydrolase FolD, producing the protein MQIINGREVSNNIREDLQIKINELKEKGIVPGLSVIIVGENPASQSYVRSKDKACKKLGMKSEVHSLDKDVSESELLDLIEKLNNDDTIHGILVQLPLPAHIDEKKVIEKISIEKDVDGFHPINAGKLLVGEDTFIPCTPHGIIKLIESNDIDVEGKRVVVLGRSNIVGKPISLLLLQKNATVTICHSRTKNLKEITKEADILVAAIGKANFVKRDMVKKGATVIDVGINRVDGKLAGDVDFEDVKETVGHITPVPGGVGPMTITMLIYNTVKSAMKVKGGK; encoded by the coding sequence TTGCAAATTATAAATGGAAGAGAAGTTTCAAATAATATAAGAGAAGACTTACAGATTAAAATAAATGAACTTAAAGAAAAGGGGATTGTTCCAGGCCTTTCAGTAATAATAGTTGGAGAGAATCCTGCATCTCAATCCTATGTAAGAAGTAAAGATAAAGCATGTAAAAAATTAGGAATGAAATCTGAAGTTCACTCCTTAGATAAAGATGTTTCAGAGAGTGAATTATTAGATTTGATTGAGAAATTAAATAATGATGACACCATACATGGAATATTAGTACAATTACCATTACCTGCACATATAGATGAAAAAAAAGTAATTGAGAAAATATCTATTGAAAAAGATGTAGATGGATTTCATCCTATAAATGCAGGGAAATTACTTGTAGGAGAAGACACATTCATCCCTTGTACTCCTCATGGGATAATTAAACTTATAGAAAGTAATGACATTGATGTTGAAGGAAAAAGAGTAGTTGTACTAGGTAGAAGTAATATTGTAGGAAAACCAATTTCATTATTATTGTTACAAAAAAATGCTACAGTTACAATATGTCATTCTAGAACTAAAAACTTGAAAGAAATTACTAAAGAAGCAGATATACTTGTAGCTGCTATAGGAAAAGCAAATTTTGTAAAGCGTGACATGGTTAAAAAAGGTGCTACAGTTATAGATGTAGGTATCAATAGAGTAGATGGTAAATTAGCTGGAGATGTAGACTTTGAAGATGTAAAAGAAACTGTAGGTCATATTACACCAGTACCAGGTGGAGTTGGACCAATGACTATAACAATGTTAATTTACAATACTGTAAAATCAGCAATGAAAGTAAAAGGAGGAAAATAG
- a CDS encoding YlmC/YmxH family sporulation protein, which translates to MIKASELTEKEIINVVDGSKLGMINDIEIDLENAKIKAIIMPKAGGIMSLFTKYNNVVIDWEDIVRIGNEVILVNIDSQKYKDLNDNI; encoded by the coding sequence ATGATTAAAGCATCGGAATTAACAGAAAAAGAAATAATAAATGTTGTTGATGGTTCAAAATTGGGTATGATAAATGATATAGAAATTGATTTGGAAAATGCAAAAATAAAAGCTATAATAATGCCCAAAGCTGGTGGAATAATGAGTCTTTTTACTAAGTATAATAATGTAGTTATTGATTGGGAGGATATAGTTAGGATAGGAAATGAAGTTATATTAGTAAACATAGATTCACAAAAATATAAAGATTTAAATGATAATATATAA
- the sigG gene encoding RNA polymerase sporulation sigma factor SigG — translation MYINKVEICGVNTSELPVLTNKEMRKLFDRIHKGDMKAREEFIQGNLRLVLSVIKRFNKRGENVDDLFQVGCIGLIKAIDNFDLKHNVKFSTYAVPMIIGEIRRYLRDNNSIRVSRSLRDIAYKALQAREQLIKKNSKEPTITEISDELNLPKEDVVFALDAIQDPISLFEPIYHDNGDAIYVMDQVSDEKSEDELWLEEIALREGIRKLNDREKLILNLRFYEGKTQMEVAEEIGISQAQVSRLEKTALNHMKKLV, via the coding sequence ATGTACATTAACAAAGTAGAAATTTGTGGAGTAAATACATCAGAGTTGCCCGTATTAACTAATAAAGAAATGAGGAAATTATTTGATAGAATTCATAAAGGAGATATGAAAGCTAGAGAAGAATTTATCCAAGGAAATTTAAGACTAGTTTTAAGTGTTATAAAAAGGTTTAACAAAAGAGGAGAAAATGTTGACGATTTATTTCAAGTAGGCTGTATAGGATTAATAAAAGCAATAGACAATTTTGACTTAAAACATAATGTGAAATTCTCAACTTATGCTGTACCTATGATAATAGGTGAAATTAGGCGATATTTAAGGGATAACAATTCTATTAGAGTTAGTAGATCACTTAGAGATATAGCATATAAAGCGTTACAAGCAAGAGAGCAATTGATAAAAAAGAATTCAAAAGAACCTACAATAACAGAAATATCTGATGAATTGAATTTACCTAAAGAAGATGTTGTATTTGCATTAGATGCTATTCAGGATCCAATATCCTTATTTGAACCTATTTATCATGATAATGGAGATGCAATATATGTAATGGATCAAGTAAGTGATGAAAAAAGTGAAGATGAACTATGGTTAGAAGAAATAGCACTAAGAGAAGGTATAAGAAAATTAAATGATAGGGAAAAGCTAATATTAAACTTGAGATTCTATGAAGGTAAAACTCAAATGGAAGTTGCAGAAGAAATAGGTATTTCTCAAGCTCAGGTTTCTAGATTAGAGAAAACTGCTTTAAATCATATGAAAAAATTAGTATAG
- the sigE gene encoding RNA polymerase sporulation sigma factor SigE has translation MKLKIKILYIKCLKMLNLYEEESIFYIGGSEILPPPLEPEEEKYLISKIENDESIKTILIERNLRLVVYISRKFENTGIGIEDLISIGSIGLIKAVNTFKPDKNIKLATYASKCIENEILMYLRKNNKTKTEISFDEPLNTDWDGNELLLSDILGTDSDIIFKLLEEEIDKELLMEAMESLSERERKIMELRFGIKKTGEEKTQKEVADILGISQSYISRLEKRIVRRLQKEISKMV, from the coding sequence ATGAAATTAAAGATTAAAATTTTATATATTAAATGTTTAAAAATGCTAAATTTATATGAAGAAGAAAGTATATTTTATATAGGTGGAAGTGAAATTCTTCCTCCTCCACTAGAACCAGAAGAAGAAAAGTATTTAATATCTAAAATTGAAAATGATGAAAGTATAAAAACAATATTAATAGAGAGAAATTTAAGATTGGTTGTATACATATCAAGAAAATTTGAAAATACTGGTATAGGGATAGAAGATTTAATATCTATAGGTTCTATTGGACTTATAAAAGCTGTAAATACATTTAAACCAGATAAAAACATCAAATTAGCTACATATGCTTCAAAATGTATAGAAAATGAAATATTAATGTACCTAAGAAAAAACAATAAAACTAAAACTGAAATATCTTTTGATGAACCTTTGAATACGGATTGGGATGGAAATGAATTATTATTATCTGATATTTTAGGTACGGACAGTGATATAATTTTTAAATTATTAGAAGAGGAAATAGATAAAGAATTATTAATGGAAGCTATGGAGTCTTTATCTGAAAGAGAAAGAAAAATAATGGAGCTGAGATTTGGAATTAAAAAGACAGGTGAAGAAAAAACTCAAAAAGAAGTAGCAGATATTTTAGGAATATCACAATCTTATATTTCTAGACTTGAGAAACGTATAGTAAGAAGGTTACAAAAGGAAATAAGTAAAATGGTATAG
- the nrdR gene encoding transcriptional regulator NrdR: MICPYCEYYETKVVDSRPTEEGHAIRRRRECSKCNKRFTTYEKIEEIPIVVIKKDGTRQPYNRNKVLNGIIRACEKRPVSVEQMEKIVNDIEKSISNSMEKEISTTKIGQMIMEKLKDKDEVAYVRFASVYRQFKDINTFMDELKKLLDEK; this comes from the coding sequence ATGATATGCCCTTATTGCGAATATTATGAGACTAAAGTTGTAGATTCTAGACCTACAGAAGAAGGACATGCTATAAGAAGACGTAGAGAGTGTTCTAAATGTAATAAAAGATTTACAACTTATGAAAAAATTGAAGAAATACCTATTGTAGTGATTAAAAAAGATGGAACTAGACAACCATATAATAGAAATAAAGTTTTAAATGGTATTATTAGAGCCTGTGAAAAAAGACCTGTGTCTGTTGAGCAAATGGAAAAAATAGTAAATGACATTGAGAAATCTATTAGTAATTCTATGGAAAAAGAGATATCCACTACAAAAATAGGTCAAATGATTATGGAAAAGTTAAAGGATAAAGATGAAGTAGCTTATGTACGATTTGCTTCAGTATATAGACAGTTTAAAGATATTAATACTTTTATGGATGAATTAAAAAAATTACTTGATGAAAAGTAA
- the gcvPA gene encoding aminomethyl-transferring glycine dehydrogenase subunit GcvPA: MHRYIPNTKQDRDEMLDVIGANSIDDLFKDIPKSLRLDRDLKIDDSLSELEIRNHMKKLGNKNQTIDDLTCFLGAGMYDHYIPSLIGHIASRGEFLTSYTPYQAEISQGTLRVIFEYQTLISNLTGMDVSNASMYDGPTACAEAGLVAADVTRKNKVIISKTVHPEVRKVVKTYMKFRDIELIEVDMKDGVTDVDKLKEVADDNTAGIIVQNPNFFGIIENLKEIEEITHNTKKAKFITYVDPISLGVLKSPGDLGADIVVGEGQSLGNKLNFGGPTLGFMAVKQKLARKIPGRIVGETVDKDNKRSFVLTLQAREQHIRRYKAISNICSNQGLNALMSAIYLVTMGKEGLKEVAIQSLQKAHYAFDKITESGKFKPVFNKPFFKEFAVKSDIKVNEVNEKLLENKILGGYDLGKDYNDIDNSILFAVTEKRTKEEIDKLVSVLEVL; the protein is encoded by the coding sequence ATGCATAGATATATACCTAATACTAAACAAGATAGAGATGAGATGTTAGATGTAATAGGTGCTAATTCTATTGATGATTTATTTAAGGATATTCCAAAGTCTTTAAGACTAGATAGAGATTTAAAAATAGATGATTCATTATCTGAATTAGAAATAAGAAATCATATGAAAAAGCTTGGAAATAAAAATCAAACTATTGATGACTTAACTTGTTTTTTAGGAGCAGGCATGTATGATCATTATATACCATCTTTAATAGGTCATATAGCATCTAGAGGGGAATTTTTAACGTCTTATACTCCTTATCAAGCTGAAATAAGCCAAGGAACACTTAGGGTGATTTTTGAATATCAGACTCTTATATCTAATCTTACTGGCATGGATGTTTCAAATGCTTCTATGTATGATGGCCCTACTGCATGTGCTGAAGCAGGTCTTGTAGCAGCAGATGTAACTAGAAAAAATAAAGTAATCATTTCAAAAACAGTTCATCCTGAAGTAAGGAAAGTTGTAAAAACTTATATGAAATTTAGAGATATTGAACTAATAGAAGTTGATATGAAAGATGGAGTAACAGATGTAGATAAATTAAAAGAAGTTGCTGATGACAATACAGCGGGTATAATAGTACAGAATCCAAACTTTTTTGGAATTATCGAGAATTTGAAAGAGATTGAAGAAATCACTCATAATACTAAAAAAGCTAAGTTTATAACTTATGTTGACCCTATTTCATTAGGTGTTTTAAAATCTCCAGGTGATTTAGGTGCTGATATTGTAGTAGGAGAAGGTCAAAGCTTAGGTAATAAATTGAATTTTGGTGGTCCTACACTAGGGTTTATGGCAGTTAAGCAGAAATTAGCAAGAAAAATACCTGGAAGAATAGTAGGAGAAACAGTTGACAAGGATAATAAAAGATCATTTGTTCTTACTTTACAAGCTCGTGAACAACATATAAGAAGATATAAAGCTATATCAAATATATGTTCAAATCAAGGGCTAAATGCTTTAATGTCAGCAATATATTTAGTTACAATGGGTAAAGAAGGATTAAAAGAAGTTGCAATTCAATCTTTACAAAAAGCTCATTATGCATTTGATAAAATAACTGAAAGTGGTAAATTTAAACCAGTATTTAATAAACCATTTTTTAAAGAGTTTGCTGTTAAAAGTGATATAAAAGTTAATGAAGTAAATGAAAAGTTACTAGAAAATAAAATTCTTGGTGGTTATGATTTAGGTAAGGATTATAATGATATTGATAATTCAATATTGTTTGCAGTAACTGAAAAGAGAACTAAAGAAGAGATAGATAAATTAGTTTCCGTATTGGAGGTGCTATAA
- the gcvT gene encoding glycine cleavage system aminomethyltransferase GcvT has protein sequence MVDSKKTALYDSHLRLNGKMTDYYGWKLPVEFEGLTLEHEAVRSDAGIFDVSHMGEIEIKGDDAKDFVGYLVTNDITTLKNNQILYTFFLYPDGGVVDDLLVYKFSDTHYFLVVNASNLEKDYEWIKENRKDYHVEINDLSDKYSEIAIQGPKAEQILQKITDKNLSDIKFFYLDRNVFVDGKKAIVSRTGYTGEDGFEIYLANNDIVEVWEKLLEVGKEEGIKPAGLGSRDTLRFEANLPLYGNELSKDITPLEAGLGFFVKLNKESDFIGKEALKKQKEEGLKRKIVGFEMIDKGIPRSGYEVYKDDKKIGFVTTGYHSPTLKKNIGKAMVDIDYADLGTEFDIKIRKRFAKVKVVNTKFLKQNKK, from the coding sequence ATGGTAGATTCAAAAAAAACAGCTTTATATGATTCTCATCTAAGGTTAAACGGAAAAATGACAGATTATTATGGATGGAAATTACCTGTAGAATTTGAAGGTCTTACTTTGGAGCATGAAGCAGTTAGAAGTGATGCAGGAATTTTCGATGTTTCTCATATGGGAGAAATTGAAATAAAAGGAGATGATGCAAAAGACTTTGTAGGTTATTTAGTAACAAACGATATAACAACACTTAAGAACAATCAAATTCTTTACACATTTTTTCTCTATCCAGATGGTGGAGTAGTAGATGATTTACTTGTTTATAAATTTTCTGACACCCATTATTTTTTAGTAGTAAATGCAAGTAATTTAGAAAAGGATTATGAATGGATAAAAGAAAACAGAAAAGATTATCATGTGGAAATTAATGATTTATCAGACAAATATTCTGAAATAGCTATTCAAGGACCTAAGGCTGAACAAATATTACAAAAAATTACTGACAAAAATTTATCTGATATTAAATTTTTCTATCTTGATAGAAATGTATTTGTTGATGGAAAAAAAGCTATAGTATCAAGAACTGGTTACACAGGGGAAGATGGTTTTGAAATATATTTAGCGAATAATGATATTGTAGAAGTTTGGGAAAAATTATTAGAAGTTGGCAAAGAAGAAGGAATAAAACCAGCAGGACTTGGTTCAAGAGATACCCTTCGTTTTGAAGCTAATTTGCCTTTATATGGAAATGAGTTATCTAAAGATATAACTCCATTAGAAGCAGGATTAGGATTTTTTGTTAAATTAAATAAAGAGTCTGATTTTATAGGGAAAGAAGCTTTAAAGAAACAAAAAGAAGAGGGATTAAAAAGAAAAATAGTAGGGTTTGAAATGATAGATAAAGGCATACCAAGAAGTGGTTATGAAGTATATAAGGATGATAAAAAAATTGGTTTTGTTACAACAGGTTATCATTCACCTACATTAAAGAAAAATATTGGTAAAGCAATGGTTGATATTGATTATGCAGATCTTGGAACAGAATTTGATATCAAAATTAGAAAAAGATTTGCAAAAGTTAAAGTTGTTAATACAAAATTTTTAAAACAAAATAAAAAATAA